One part of the Stigmatopora argus isolate UIUO_Sarg chromosome 8, RoL_Sarg_1.0, whole genome shotgun sequence genome encodes these proteins:
- the LOC144079274 gene encoding prohibitin-2-like — protein MANKEPSRLVQSLRDMMGRMAGSSGGRGAGLGVKLLLGAGALAYGVKEATYTVEGGHRAVVFNRVGGMQMDTVLAEGLHFRIPWFQYPIIYDIRAKPRKISSLTGSKDLQMVNIAVRVLSRPMASNLPLMYQRLGKDYDERVLPSIVNEVLKSVVAKFNASQLITQRAQVSLLVRRELYDRAKDFNIILDDVSITELSFSSQYTAAVEAKQVAQQEAQRAQFYVEKAKQDQRQKIIQAEGEAEAAKLLGQAVTKNPGYLKLRRIRAAQTIAKTVSTSQNKVYLNADNLVLNLQNQPLFDNLAGLKK, from the exons ATGGCTAACAAGGAGCCCAGT CGATTGGTCCAGAGCCTCCGGGACATGATGGGTCGCATGGCGGGCTCGTCGGGCGGCCGGGGCGCCGGACTCGGGGTCAAACTGCTGCTCGGGGCGGGCGCCTTGGCCTACGGCGTCAAAGAAGCCACCTACACCG TGGAGGGCGGACACCGAGCGGTGGTGTTCAACCGGGTCGGCGGCATGCAGATGGACACGGTGCTGGCCGAGGGCCTCCATTTCAG GATCCCCTGGTTCCAGTACCCCATCATCTACGACATCCGAGCCAAGCCGCGCAAAATCTCCTCGCTGACGGGTAGCAAAG ACCTGCAGATGGTGAACATCGCGGTGCGGGTCCTGTCGCGACCCATGGCGTCCAACCTGCCCCTCATGTACCAGCGGCTGGGCAAGGACTACGACGAGCGGGTGCTGCCGTCCATCGTCAACGAGGTCCTCAAGTCGGTGGTGGCCAAGTTTAACGCCTCGCAGCTCATCACGCAGAGAGCGCAG GTGTCGCTGTTGGTCCGCCGGGAGCTCTACGACCGCGCCAAAGACTTCAACATCATCCTGGACGACGTGTCCATCACGGAGCTGAGCTTCAGTAGCCAGTACACGGCCGCCGTGGAGGCCAAGCAAGTCG cTCAACAAGAAGCCCAGAGGGCCCAGTTCTACGTGGAGAAAGCCAAGCAAGACCAGAGGCAGAAGATCATCCAGGCCGAAGGAGAAGCCGAGGCCGCCAAGTTG CTGGGACAAGCCGTGACCAAGAACCCGGGTTACCTGAAGCTCCGCCGCATCCGAGCCGCCCAGACCATCGCCAAGACG GTGTCCACGTCACAGAACAAAGTCTACCTGAACGCCGACAATTTGGTCCTCAACCTGCAGAACCAGCCCTTGTTCGACAA tttggcAGGCCTGAAAAAGTGA